The following coding sequences lie in one Populus trichocarpa isolate Nisqually-1 chromosome 14, P.trichocarpa_v4.1, whole genome shotgun sequence genomic window:
- the LOC18105011 gene encoding LOW QUALITY PROTEIN: hydroquinone glucosyltransferase (The sequence of the model RefSeq protein was modified relative to this genomic sequence to represent the inferred CDS: deleted 1 base in 1 codon; substituted 1 base at 1 genomic stop codon) yields MELRWRKSLDYLSVGLPASPALDLSGEEEERGYSNSKHTLNVSEIEATKPHVAVVSVPLMGQIIPLLEFSKRLVVDHDFHVSFLVITTSNEASAAQDQLLQSPTFPSGLDVVYLPPIDVFSVTTDDMLMLTRLCVMVEESLKSLKSVLKELGELRAVVIDKFFTQAFDVCCELSIPAYLFYTSAIVMLTFSLSLPTLDCEVEGEFVDLAEPLKVPGCPPFPIEDLFDPLKNRKIDEYKWLLFHSSRFHLAAGIFVNSWKELESVTYKAITEDPFFKQIPTPPVLPVGPLIKGEEPLTARDIEYLAWLDKQPSDSVLFVALGSGGTLTADQLTELAWGIELSHQRFVFVARKPTNSSASAAVFTAGSDIGNPMTYLPEGFLERTQERRLVVPSWAPQVHAVLKHPSTGGFLSHCGWNXSTLETIINGVPLIAWPLFAEQRMNATILAEQVGIAVKPVVKPGESLVGREEVERVVRLVIEGEKGRDMRRRTGELKESAAKALEIGGSSHDALERVAKEWKAESNV; encoded by the exons CTACAGCAATagcaaacacactctaaatgtATCTGAGATTGAAGCCACAAAACCCCATGTTGCCGTCGTTTCAGTTCCACTCATGGGGCAAATCATACCCCTTCTTGAGTTCTCTAAACGATTAGTCGTCGACCATGACTTCCATGTCAGTTTCCTTGTCATCACCACCAGCAACGAAGCTTCGGCAGCGCAGGACCAGCTCCTCCAGTCACCCACCTTCCCTTCTGGCCTCGACGTTGTCTACCTTCCTCCCATCGACGTGTTCTCTGTCACCACAGATGACATGCTTATGCTTACTCGCCTTTGTGTCATGGTAGAAGAGAGCCTCAAGTCCCTGAAATCAGTCCTCAAAGAGTTGGGGGAGCTCAGAGCAGTTGTCATTGATAAGTTTTTTACCCAAGCCTTTGATGTCTGTTGTGAACTGTCAATTCCAGCGTACTTATTTTACACTTCAGCCATTGTTATGCTTACCTTTTCCTTGTCTCTACCAACTCTTGACTGTGAAGTGGAGGGTGAGTTTGTTGATCTCGCTGAACCATTGAAGGTCCCTGGTTGCCCTCCATTTCCTATTGAAGACCTATTTGACCCACTTAAAAACCGTAAGATTGATGAGTACAAATGGTTGTTGTTCCATTCCAGCCGTTTTCACCTGGCAGCAGGGATATTCGTTAACTCTTGGAAGGAACTAGAATCTGTGACCTACAAAGCCATAACTGAGGACCCATTCTTTAAACAGATACCCACACCTCCAGTTCTCCCAGTTGGACCGTTGATAAAAGGAGAAGAACCACTAACTGCCCGAGACATTGAGTATCTGGCTTGGCTTGACAAGCAACCATCCGATTCGGTGCTTTTTGTAGCACTTGGCAGTGGCGGTACATTAACAGCTGATCAACTCACTGAATTGGCATGGGGAATAGAACTGAGCCACCAAAGGTTCGTATTTGTTGCGCGTAAGCCAACAAATAGTAGTGCATCAGCTGCAGTTTTCACTGCTGGAAGTGATATTGGCAATCCAATGACTTATTTGCCGGAGGGGTTCTTAGAGAGGACTCAAGAGAGGAGATTGGTGGTGCCATCATGGGCACCACAGGTG CATGCAGTGCTTAAACATCCTTCCACCGGTGGTTTTTTGTCTCACTGTGGGTGGAACTGATCAACATTGGAGACTATTATTAATGGAGTGCCTTTGATTGCTTGGCCACTTTTTGCTGAACAACGAATGAATGCCACGATACTTGCAGAGCAAGTTGGAATAGCCGTCAAACCAGTGGTGAAACCAGGGGAGAGCTTGGTGGGACGTGAAGAGGTTGAAAGAGTAGTAAGATTGGTTATCGAGGGTGAAAAGGGGAGGGATATGAGGAGAAGGACGGGGGAGCTGAAAGAAAGTGCTGCTAAAGCTCTGGAGATTGGTGGATCGTCTCATGATGCGCTTGAGCGAGTGGCTAAGGAATGGAAGGCTGAGTCTAATGTCTGA
- the LOC18105013 gene encoding peroxisomal membrane protein 11A, which yields MDPKPSPTPQNANEIPNKQGQRDFLNHLEVYLAKRDGVDKLLKISRYATKIILASSVLPETLIVTKRLKSFESSVGLSRKAFRLGKFVQDVNALRGSHFDSKQEIILSFIAYGGEGLYYFVEQFVWLAKSGLIDSKHSKSLGKISAWAEFVGYIGSISLKFRDLKKLSEDEVCLESSVEIAVTRGVGRQEEERRLWKLREKKLMKKLSIVQDFADGLMALADIRDGRGQFSGPLLVSCAGLLSALISTHKNWVSC from the coding sequence ATGGATCCCAAGCCTTCACCAACCCCACAAAACGCCAATGAAATCCCTAATAAACAGGGACAAAGAGACTTTTTGAATCATTTAGAGGTATACCTTGCAAAGCGAGATGGGGTTGACAAGCTCCTCAAGATCTCACGTTACGCAACCAAGATCATCTTAGCCTCATCCGTCCTCCCCGAAACCTTAATCGTAACGAAACGACTCAAGAGTTTCGAATCAAGTGTTGGACTCAGTCGCAAAGCATTCCGACTTGGGAAATTCGTTCAAGATGTCAACGCATTAAGAGGCTCTCATTTTGattcaaaacaagaaatcatCCTTTCCTTCATTGCCTATGGAGGTGAAggtttgtattattttgttgaGCAATTTGTTTGGTTGGCTAAATCGGGGTTGATCGATAGCAAACACTCCAAAAGTTTAGGAAAAATCAGTGCTTGGGCGGAGTTTGTTGGGTATATTGGGAgtatttctttgaaatttagaGATTTAAAGAAATTGAGTGAAGATGAGGTGTGCCTGGAATCCAGCGTTGAAATTGCAGTCACGAGAGGAGTTGGGCGTCAAGAGGAAGAGAGGAGATTGTGGAAGCTGAGAGAGAAGAAGCTGATGAAGAAATTATCAATTGTGCAGGATTTTGCTGATGGGCTAATGGCTCTGGCTGATATTCGTGACGGCAGAGGGCAATTTTCAGGCCCCCTTTTGGTATCTTGTGCAGGCCTTTTATCTGCTCTTATTAGTACTCATAAGAATTGGGTCTCTTGCTGA
- the LOC18105014 gene encoding lysophospholipid acyltransferase LPEAT1 isoform X2: protein MDTELKSMNPDPPKPEQPDPASRDDGSNSKDDRPLLKSDSNRISSTTGESIEELEKKFAAYVRNDVYGPMGRGELPLVEKVLLGIAVVTLVPIRFVLALIILVVYYIICRVCTLFSAPNRDEEEEQEDFAHMGGWRRAVIVWCGRFLSRMLLFVLGFYWISVSYRDIELPDQNKSSSQNEGKDQSEEPERLGAIISNHVSYLDILYHMSASFPSFVAKRSVAKLPLVGLISKCLGCVYVQRESKSSDFKGVSGIVTERVKESHENSSAPMMMLFPEGTTTNGDFLLPFKTGAFLATAPVRPVILRYPYQRFSPAWDSISGALHVFYLFCQFINHMEAVWLPVYYPSQEEKDDPKLYASNVRRLMAREGNLKMSDIGLAEKRIYHTALNGLF, encoded by the exons ATGGATACCGAGCTCAAATCCATGAATCCGGACCCGCCCAAACCCGAGCAACCCGACCCGGCATCCCGAGACGATGGCTCGAACTCGAAAGACGACCGTCCGCTGCTTAAATCGGACTCGAACAGAATCAGCTCAACAACAGGTGAGAGCATCGAGGAGCTGGAGAAAAAATTCGCTGCGTATGTCCGCAATGACGTGTACGGTCCGATGGGACGTGGGGAGTTACCATTGGTCGAGAAAGTTCTGTTAGGAATCGCGGTGGTTACGCTGGTGCCGATACGATTTGTGCTCGCATTGATTATATTGGTGGTGTATTATATAATTTGCAGGGTGTGTACGCTGTTTTCGGCGCCGAATCGGGACGAGGAGGAGGAGCAGGAGGATTTTGCGCATATGGGAGGGTGGAGAAGGGCGGTTATTGTTTGGTGTGGGAGGTTTTTGTCTAGAATGCTCCTTTTCGTGTTAGGGTTTTATTGGATTAGTGTAAGCTATAGAGATATTGAACTGCCTGATCAAAATAAATCTTCTTCCcag AATGAGGGAAAAGATCAATCTGAAGAACCGGAAAGACTGGGGGCAATAATATCGAATCATGTTTCATATTTAGATATCTTGTACCACATGTCTGCTTCTTTTCCAAGCTTTGTTGCCAAG AGATCAGTGGCTAAACTTCCTCTGGTTGGTCTCATCAG TAAGTGCCTTGGTTGTGTATATGTTCAACGGGAGTCGAAGTCATCTGACTTCAAGGGTGTTTCAG GCATTGTGACTGAAAGAGTTAAAGAATCTCATGAAAATAGCTCTGCTCCTATGATGATGCTTTTTCCTG AAGGCACAACAACAAATGGAGACTTCCTTCTACCGTTTAAGACAGGTGCATTCTTAGCAACAGCTCCTGTGCGTCCAGTGATCCTTAGGTATCCTTACCAACGATTCAGTCCTGCCTGGGATTCAATATCTGGG GCGCTCCATGTGTTCTATCTTTTCTGTCAATTCATAAATCATATGGAAGCAGTATGGCTTCCTGTTTACTACCCATCACAGGAAGAAAAGGACGATCCAAAGCTATATGCTAGTAATGTCCGACGGTTGATGGCCCGTGAG GGTAATTTAAAAATGTCAGATATTGGACTTGCCGAGAAGCGAATATATCATACTGCTCTGAATG GTTTGTTTTGA
- the LOC18105014 gene encoding lysophospholipid acyltransferase LPEAT1 isoform X1 — translation MDTELKSMNPDPPKPEQPDPASRDDGSNSKDDRPLLKSDSNRISSTTGESIEELEKKFAAYVRNDVYGPMGRGELPLVEKVLLGIAVVTLVPIRFVLALIILVVYYIICRVCTLFSAPNRDEEEEQEDFAHMGGWRRAVIVWCGRFLSRMLLFVLGFYWISVSYRDIELPDQNKSSSQNEGKDQSEEPERLGAIISNHVSYLDILYHMSASFPSFVAKRSVAKLPLVGLISKCLGCVYVQRESKSSDFKGVSGIVTERVKESHENSSAPMMMLFPEGTTTNGDFLLPFKTGAFLATAPVRPVILRYPYQRFSPAWDSISGALHVFYLFCQFINHMEAVWLPVYYPSQEEKDDPKLYASNVRRLMAREGNLKMSDIGLAEKRIYHTALNGNISLPSVLHQKDD, via the exons ATGGATACCGAGCTCAAATCCATGAATCCGGACCCGCCCAAACCCGAGCAACCCGACCCGGCATCCCGAGACGATGGCTCGAACTCGAAAGACGACCGTCCGCTGCTTAAATCGGACTCGAACAGAATCAGCTCAACAACAGGTGAGAGCATCGAGGAGCTGGAGAAAAAATTCGCTGCGTATGTCCGCAATGACGTGTACGGTCCGATGGGACGTGGGGAGTTACCATTGGTCGAGAAAGTTCTGTTAGGAATCGCGGTGGTTACGCTGGTGCCGATACGATTTGTGCTCGCATTGATTATATTGGTGGTGTATTATATAATTTGCAGGGTGTGTACGCTGTTTTCGGCGCCGAATCGGGACGAGGAGGAGGAGCAGGAGGATTTTGCGCATATGGGAGGGTGGAGAAGGGCGGTTATTGTTTGGTGTGGGAGGTTTTTGTCTAGAATGCTCCTTTTCGTGTTAGGGTTTTATTGGATTAGTGTAAGCTATAGAGATATTGAACTGCCTGATCAAAATAAATCTTCTTCCcag AATGAGGGAAAAGATCAATCTGAAGAACCGGAAAGACTGGGGGCAATAATATCGAATCATGTTTCATATTTAGATATCTTGTACCACATGTCTGCTTCTTTTCCAAGCTTTGTTGCCAAG AGATCAGTGGCTAAACTTCCTCTGGTTGGTCTCATCAG TAAGTGCCTTGGTTGTGTATATGTTCAACGGGAGTCGAAGTCATCTGACTTCAAGGGTGTTTCAG GCATTGTGACTGAAAGAGTTAAAGAATCTCATGAAAATAGCTCTGCTCCTATGATGATGCTTTTTCCTG AAGGCACAACAACAAATGGAGACTTCCTTCTACCGTTTAAGACAGGTGCATTCTTAGCAACAGCTCCTGTGCGTCCAGTGATCCTTAGGTATCCTTACCAACGATTCAGTCCTGCCTGGGATTCAATATCTGGG GCGCTCCATGTGTTCTATCTTTTCTGTCAATTCATAAATCATATGGAAGCAGTATGGCTTCCTGTTTACTACCCATCACAGGAAGAAAAGGACGATCCAAAGCTATATGCTAGTAATGTCCGACGGTTGATGGCCCGTGAG GGTAATTTAAAAATGTCAGATATTGGACTTGCCGAGAAGCGAATATATCATACTGCTCTGAATGGTAATATTAGCCTGCCTAGTGTTTTGCATCAGAAAGACGATTGA
- the LOC18105015 gene encoding deSI-like protein At4g17486, which produces MKLGSKKVWKSIIPLCSKGKSATRFCLFPKPRSASYGPGDTPVYLNVYDLTPMNGYAYWAGLGIFHSGVEVHGVEYAFGAHDYPTSGVFEVEPRQCPGFKFRRSIFIGTTCLDSIQVREFMERHAASYHGDTYHLIVKNCNHFCKDICYKLTGKPIPKWVNRLAKIGSICNCVLPQSLKTSAVRHDPCGQPYDSEKRRLRSAFSCLSSISMRQKQLSTSSLLLQSPLKGCLPWELRRSMNGSLKER; this is translated from the exons ATGAAACTTGGATCAAAGAAAGTATGGAAATCCATCATACCCCTTTGCTCGAAAGGCAAATCAGCCACCCGCTTTTGTTTGTTTCCCAAACCAAGATCGGCTAGCTATGGTCCAGGCGATACACCTGTTTATCTCAACGTGTATGACTTGACGCCAATGAATGGCTACGCCTATTGGGCAGGCCTCGGCATCTTTCACTCTGGTGTGGAAG TTCATGGAGTAGAATATGCATTTGGAGCCCATGACTACCCAACAAGTGGTGTTTTTGAGGTCGAGCCTCGGCAGTGCCCAGGCTTCAAGTTCAGGAGGTCCATATTCATTGGGACCACATGCCTGGACTCCATTCAGGTTAGAGAATTCATGGAGCGGCATGCTGCGAGCTATCATGGTGATACATATCACTTGATTGTTAAGAATTGCAACCATTTCTGCAAGGATATTTGTTACAAGCTGACTGGGAAACCAATTCCAAAGTGGGTAAATCGACTGGCAAAAATAG GTTCAATATGCAACTGCGTGCTTCCTCAATCCCTTAAAACATCTGCCGTGCGACATGACCCCTGCGGCCAACCTTATGACAGTGAGAAGAGAAGGTTAAGAAGTGCTTTTAGTTGCTTGTCTTCAATCTCAATGCGACAAAAGCAGCTGTCAACTTCTTCATTACTGCTACAATCACCTTTGAAAGGCTGCCTACCATGGGAATTGAGAAGGTCCATGAACGGTTCCttgaaagaaagatga
- the LOC18105018 gene encoding J domain-containing protein required for chloroplast accumulation response 1, protein MERFSQRESVLLGYNLQRQSKNHPGSSSNSQHGNSDIDFIDVFGGPPRRSSLQEVRSSFAETTDSFVSRSGDVDTMLSRNSLSGLNEKPVFGDENVNRRRYPRNDFFDDIFRGNKSLSSPPKKHDLDSLSSTPGSRVLSPTGQLPPRADPWSPSLPAQFSLSAKLSKRTDLPTFNSSAHSMHKNKDGASYGVGNYAHSASQTDHVRDELTNDISRQSTLSKELSLTSEESSNSTKHEETDTNTNLKSDSDSSDVPTNGNQSHFSIYKWASEGIPFVMSLRGATKSRLDENCELQRCSSASGWIASEGIARELRSANPHDIDVPSFSSHIELNQQDNRFLFDKSIQCEVEPCQIVEDTIFPVPELDTPSTHQVIVEDGPEMDLSEKTKERISVVTLEDRKTELKPPRSLLSENDDEQCIDEMTRKNGLKERKAESTKKPSAVFDVSENVKDQDEKRTTANNVEVDKADFQYPPTKSRDSLEKNRLRGKVKEFVKIFNRAGSEKPNFDLNDSQHQSSGRKERIKFNTDDTRNEKMHSRNVNNKNMPDASILVKKCLKQSEKQHPETKANNLRSESVSSGRKDSSVSTAAYIPDGLESTIADTDMSFLLITELAQDEERELQTSDNHEEIQVIDDKIQKWSKGKEGNIRSLLSTLQYVLWSGSGWNPVPLVDIIEGNAVKRTYQKALLCLHPDKLQQKGATSHQKYTAEKIFDILQEAWTLFNSLGAV, encoded by the exons ATGGAGAGGTTTTCTCAGAGAGAAAGTGTTCTGTTAGGTTATAATCTTCAAAGACAATCCAAAAACCATCCAGGCTCTTCTTCAAATAGCCAACATGGAAACTCTGATATTGATTTTATAGATGTTTTTGGTGGCCCACCGAGGCGATCGTCGCTTCAGGAGGTGCGATCTAGTTTTGCTGAAACGACAGATTCATTTGTTTCAAGAAGTGGTGATGTTGATACCATGTTGTCTCGCAACAGTTTGTCGGGTTTAAATGAGAAGCCAGTGTTTGGAGATGAAAATGTCAATAGAAGGCGATATCCAAGAAATGAtttctttgatgatattttcagaGGCAATAAGTCTTTGAGTTCTCCTCCGAAGAAGCATGACCTTGATTCACTTTCTTCAACTCCAGGTTCAAGAGTCCTAAGCCCTACTGGACAGCTGCCACCTAGAGCTGATCCCTGGAGTCCATCTCTGCCTGCACAATTCAG CCTCTCTGCCAAACTGAGTAAGCGGACAGACTTGCCAACATTTAACTCTAGCGCCCATAGCATGCACAAAAATAAGGATGGTGCTTCATATGGCGTAGGCAATTATGCACATTCTGCAAGCCAAACGGACCACGTTAGAGACGAGTTGACTAACGATATCTCTAGGCAAAGCACTTTATCGAAGGAGCTATCTCTTACCAGCGAGGAGTCATCAAACTCGACCAAACATGAAGAAACAGACACAAACACAAATTTGAAAAGTGATTCAGATAGTTCTGATGTTCCAACAAATGGAAACCAGTCTCATTTTTCTATATACAAGTGGGCAAGCGAAGGAATACCCTTTGTGATGTCCCTTAGAGGAGCTACCAAATCAAGACTGGATGAGAATTGTGAACTTCAGAGATGTTCAAGTGCTAGTGGATGGATAGCAAGCGAGGGTATAGCAAGAGAATTACGATCAGCAAATCCACATGATATCGATGTTCCCTCATTCAGTAGTCACATCGAGCTTAATCAACAAGATAATCGCTTCCTCTTTGATAAGAGCATTCAGTGTGAAGTAGAACCGTGTCAGATTGTTGAGGACACAATTTTTCCTGTACCTGAGTTAGATACTCCAAGCACTCATCAAGTGATTGTTGAAGATGGTCCTGAAATGGACTTAtctgaaaaaacaaaggaacGAATTTCTGTAGTTACGCTTGAGGATCGCAAGACTGAGTTAAAACCACCACGTTCCCTGTTATCCGAGAATGATGATGAGCAAT GTATTGATGAGATGACTAGAAAAAATggtttgaaagaaagaaaggcagAAAGCACCAAAAAACCATCTGCAGTTTTTGATGTTAGTGAAAACGTAAAGGATCAAGATGAGAAAAGAACTACAGCGAATAATGTAGAAGTGGATAAAGCTGACTTTCAATATCCACCAACAAAATCAAGAGACAGCCTTGAGAAGAACAGACTTAGGGGAAAGGTCAAggaatttgttaaaattttcaatCGGGCAGGTTCAGAAAAACCCAACTTTGATCTTAATGACTCTCAACATCAGAGTTCCGGACGAAAGGAAAGAATAAAATTCAATACTGACGATACCAGAAATGAGAAAATGCACTCGCGTAatgttaacaataaaaacatgcCAGATGCTTCCATCCTG GTGAAAAAATGTCTTAAGCAATCCGAGAAACAACATCCCGAGACAAAGGCGAACAATCTCAGGTCCGAAAGCGTTTCTTCTGGACGTAAGGATAGCTCAGTGTCAACTGCag CTTACATTCCTGATGGCTTAGAATCAACCATTGCAGATACAGATATGTCCTTCCTCCTG ATTACAGAATTAGCCCAGGATGAGGAAAGGGAGCTCCAAACCAGCGATAACCATGAGGAGATCCAA GTCATTGATGATAAAATACAGAAGTGGTCGAAAGGAAAGGAAGGCAACATACGCTCCCTGTTGTCAACTTTACAATAT GTCCTTTGGTCTGGAAGTGGGTGGAATCCTGTGCCTCTTGTTGATATAATTGAAGGAAATGCGGTGAAAAGAACATATCAAAAGGCCTTACTCTGTCTACACCCTGATAAACTACAGCAGAAAGGTGCTACCTCGCATCAAAAATACACGGCAGAAAAAATCTTCGATATTTTGCAG GAAGCATGGACTCTTTTCAACTCACTCGGAGCAGTGTGA
- the LOC18105019 gene encoding arabinosyltransferase RRA3 isoform X2, whose product MVKADIVLISEKNAEMKKQVRELNEKLQLAEQGQDHAQKQVLLLGKQQKAGPFGTVKGLRTNPTVVPDESVNPRLAKLLEEVAVRKELIVALANSNVKTMLEVWFANIKKAGIRNYLVVALDDHIVDFCKSNDVPVYKRDPDSGIDSVARTGGNHAVSGLKFRILREFLQLGYSVLLSDVDIIYLQNPFDHLYRDSDVESMSDGHDNMTAYGFDDVFNEPAMGWARYAHTMRIWVYNSGFFYIRPTLPSIELLDRVAGRLSREPNSWDQAVFNEELFSPSHPGYDGLHAAKRTMDMFLFMNSKVLFKTVRKDPALKTLKPVIVHVNYHPDKLRRMQAVVEFYVNGKQDALDPFPDGSDW is encoded by the coding sequence ATGGTGAAAGCTGATATTGTATTGATATCGGAGAAGAATGCTGAGATGAAGAAGCAAGTTAGGGAGCTAAATGAAAAGTTGCAGCTGGCGGAACAAGGACAAGATCATGCTCAGAAGCAGGTTTTGTTACTGGGTAAACAGCAGAAAGCTGGTCCCTTTGGTACTGTCAAGGGTTTGAGAACTAACCCAACTGTTGTTCCTGATGAGTCTGTGAATCCTAGACTGGCAAAACTCTTGGAGGAAGTTGCTGTTCGTAAGGAGCTTATAGTTGCACTTGCAAATTCAAATGTGAAAACCATGTTAGAAGTCTGGTTCGCTAACATCAAGAAAGCTGGTATACGCAATTACCTTGTTGTAGCATTAGATGACCATATTGTAGATTTCTGCAAGTCGAATGATGTTCCAGTGTATAAGAGGGATCCAGATAGCGGTATTGATTCAGTTGCAAGAACAGGAGGAAACCATGCTGTTTCTGGATTGAAGTTCCGTATTTTGAGGGAATTTTTGCAGTTGGGTTACAGTGTTCTTCTGTCAGATGTTGATATAATATACTTGCAGAACCCATTTGATCATCTTTATCGGGATTCAGATGTTGAATCTATGTCTGATGGTCATGATAATATGACAGCTTATGGATTTGATGATGTCTTTAATGAACCTGCCATGGGTTGGGCTCGTTATGCTCATACAATGAGAATATGGGTTTACAATTCTGGATTCTTTTATATAAGGCCTACACTTCCTTCCATTGAGCTTTTGGATCGTGTGGCTGGTCGTTTGTCTCGAGAGCCAAACTCATGGGACCAAGCAGTTTTCAACGAGGAGCTTTTCTCCCCTTCACATCCTGGGTATGATGGACTCCATGCTGCAAAAAGAAcaatggatatgtttttgtttatgaataGTAAGGTCCTTTTCAAGACAGTAAGGAAAGATCCTGCGCTAAAAACATTGAAGCCAGTAATTGTTCATGTAAACTATCACCCTGATAAACTTCGAAGAATGCAAGCAGTTGTGGAGTTCTATGTTAATGGGAAGCAAGATGCGTTGGATCCTTTCCCTGATGGTTCTGATTGGTAG
- the LOC18105019 gene encoding arabinosyltransferase RRA3 isoform X1: protein MAVLRREKGQSLQGSRIAVAILIGILLGCVFAVFYPHGFFSSNPTGSHRRIANSNLQTGLSSCESPERIKMVKADIVLISEKNAEMKKQVRELNEKLQLAEQGQDHAQKQVLLLGKQQKAGPFGTVKGLRTNPTVVPDESVNPRLAKLLEEVAVRKELIVALANSNVKTMLEVWFANIKKAGIRNYLVVALDDHIVDFCKSNDVPVYKRDPDSGIDSVARTGGNHAVSGLKFRILREFLQLGYSVLLSDVDIIYLQNPFDHLYRDSDVESMSDGHDNMTAYGFDDVFNEPAMGWARYAHTMRIWVYNSGFFYIRPTLPSIELLDRVAGRLSREPNSWDQAVFNEELFSPSHPGYDGLHAAKRTMDMFLFMNSKVLFKTVRKDPALKTLKPVIVHVNYHPDKLRRMQAVVEFYVNGKQDALDPFPDGSDW, encoded by the exons ATGGCGGTTCTTCGAAGAGAAAAAGGGCAATCACTTCAAGGATCTCGAATCGCCGTAGCCATTTTGATCGGTATCCTTCTTGGCTGCGTCTTTGCTGTGTTTTATCCTCATGGGTTTTTCAGCTCCAATCCGACTGGCTCACATCGTCGAATTGCTAATTCAAATCTTCAG aCAGGCTTGTCTTCATGTGAATCGCCCGAGCGAATTAAAATGGTGAAAGCTGATATTGTATTGATATCGGAGAAGAATGCTGAGATGAAGAAGCAAGTTAGGGAGCTAAATGAAAAGTTGCAGCTGGCGGAACAAGGACAAGATCATGCTCAGAAGCAGGTTTTGTTACTGGGTAAACAGCAGAAAGCTGGTCCCTTTGGTACTGTCAAGGGTTTGAGAACTAACCCAACTGTTGTTCCTGATGAGTCTGTGAATCCTAGACTGGCAAAACTCTTGGAGGAAGTTGCTGTTCGTAAGGAGCTTATAGTTGCACTTGCAAATTCAAATGTGAAAACCATGTTAGAAGTCTGGTTCGCTAACATCAAGAAAGCTGGTATACGCAATTACCTTGTTGTAGCATTAGATGACCATATTGTAGATTTCTGCAAGTCGAATGATGTTCCAGTGTATAAGAGGGATCCAGATAGCGGTATTGATTCAGTTGCAAGAACAGGAGGAAACCATGCTGTTTCTGGATTGAAGTTCCGTATTTTGAGGGAATTTTTGCAGTTGGGTTACAGTGTTCTTCTGTCAGATGTTGATATAATATACTTGCAGAACCCATTTGATCATCTTTATCGGGATTCAGATGTTGAATCTATGTCTGATGGTCATGATAATATGACAGCTTATGGATTTGATGATGTCTTTAATGAACCTGCCATGGGTTGGGCTCGTTATGCTCATACAATGAGAATATGGGTTTACAATTCTGGATTCTTTTATATAAGGCCTACACTTCCTTCCATTGAGCTTTTGGATCGTGTGGCTGGTCGTTTGTCTCGAGAGCCAAACTCATGGGACCAAGCAGTTTTCAACGAGGAGCTTTTCTCCCCTTCACATCCTGGGTATGATGGACTCCATGCTGCAAAAAGAAcaatggatatgtttttgtttatgaataGTAAGGTCCTTTTCAAGACAGTAAGGAAAGATCCTGCGCTAAAAACATTGAAGCCAGTAATTGTTCATGTAAACTATCACCCTGATAAACTTCGAAGAATGCAAGCAGTTGTGGAGTTCTATGTTAATGGGAAGCAAGATGCGTTGGATCCTTTCCCTGATGGTTCTGATTGGTAG